A genomic stretch from Methanomassiliicoccales archaeon includes:
- a CDS encoding dTDP-4-dehydrorhamnose 3,5-epimerase family protein: MEKRLIDGVEIRKLQPIVDERGWLMELFRSDWKEYERFGQLYVTTCYPGIVKAWHYHKKQTDNFICIKGMAKVVLYDARENSITKGVINEFFMGERNFMLLKIPPSVYHGFKAIGNQEAWILNIPTEVYNYSEPDEFRVPFDSKDIPYDWAAKNG, translated from the coding sequence ATGGAGAAGAGATTGATTGATGGGGTCGAGATCAGGAAGCTGCAGCCAATTGTTGATGAGCGAGGATGGCTTATGGAATTATTCAGAAGTGACTGGAAGGAGTATGAACGATTCGGCCAGCTATATGTCACAACCTGTTATCCGGGTATCGTCAAGGCCTGGCATTATCACAAGAAACAAACCGACAATTTCATTTGCATTAAAGGAATGGCAAAGGTCGTCCTATACGATGCGCGCGAGAATTCGATTACGAAAGGTGTCATCAATGAGTTTTTCATGGGAGAAAGGAATTTTATGCTATTGAAGATCCCACCAAGTGTTTATCACGGATTCAAGGCGATCGGAAACCAAGAGGCCTGGATACTCAATATACCTACAGAAGTTTACAATTATTCGGAACCAGATGAATTCCGCGTGCCTTTCGATTCAAAGGACATCCCATACGACTGGGCTGCGAAGAATGGCTAA
- a CDS encoding glucose-1-phosphate thymidylyltransferase gives MKGLILAGGSGTRLRPLTHTGPKQLIPIANKPNILYCLEDLRDAGITDIGVILGNNMPEKVRELLGDGSRYGVKITYIVQGEPKGIAHAVGCAEEFMGNEPFVVYLGDNILKGGIRYMVEEFAQGDCEALIALCPVEYPEKFGIAEIDEEGNIISLVEKPKNPKSNLAMIGIYFLKKSIFPIIRELKPSWRNELEITDAIDQLHKRTGKVKARIVKGWWKDTGRPEDILIANHLVLETLESRNEGLLEENVKIIGRVSIGEGTVVKSGTVIRGPVIIGKNCVIGPNTYIGPYTSIGDRTTIINGEIESSIIIGDALIECNKKIVDSLIGAGCRISSSDNSIPKGCRFIIGENSQLIL, from the coding sequence GTGAAAGGTTTGATACTTGCGGGTGGATCTGGAACCCGTCTCAGGCCGTTAACACACACGGGACCTAAGCAGCTCATTCCGATCGCGAATAAGCCGAATATCCTCTATTGTCTTGAAGATCTCCGGGATGCAGGAATTACTGACATCGGTGTGATTCTTGGTAACAACATGCCTGAAAAGGTGAGGGAGCTGCTAGGGGACGGCTCGAGATACGGAGTAAAAATTACCTATATTGTACAGGGTGAGCCGAAAGGAATCGCGCATGCAGTCGGTTGCGCGGAGGAATTCATGGGCAACGAGCCCTTCGTCGTATATCTCGGTGATAACATACTCAAAGGCGGAATCAGATACATGGTCGAGGAATTTGCCCAAGGCGACTGCGAAGCTCTGATCGCCCTCTGCCCCGTTGAATACCCAGAAAAGTTTGGAATAGCCGAAATAGATGAGGAGGGCAATATCATCAGTCTGGTAGAGAAGCCGAAAAATCCGAAGAGCAATCTCGCGATGATCGGGATCTACTTCTTGAAAAAGAGCATCTTTCCAATTATCAGGGAATTGAAACCGTCTTGGCGGAATGAGCTTGAAATCACGGATGCGATCGATCAATTGCATAAAAGAACAGGGAAGGTCAAGGCGCGAATCGTTAAAGGATGGTGGAAGGACACTGGGCGACCTGAGGACATTCTAATCGCGAACCATCTCGTCCTTGAAACGTTGGAAAGCAGAAATGAAGGGCTGCTCGAAGAAAATGTCAAGATCATCGGCAGAGTCAGTATTGGTGAGGGGACGGTCGTCAAGAGTGGAACGGTGATCAGAGGGCCTGTTATCATTGGAAAGAATTGCGTGATTGGACCGAATACCTATATAGGACCATATACCTCGATTGGCGATCGCACGACGATCATCAATGGTGAAATCGAATCCTCGATCATCATCGGCGATGCACTCATCGAGTGCAACAAGAAAATTGTTGACAGTCTCATCGGTGCTGGCTGCAGAATCTCATCATCGGACAATTCGATTCCGAAGGGATGCAGATTCATCATCGGCGAAAATTCACAACTTATCTTGTGA
- a CDS encoding hydrogenase iron-sulfur subunit, whose amino-acid sequence MKRKYSQSGKDDAMTDGNADPLIHEDDLRLPHRSTRDDDMKIGIYLCSCDGCVSGILDLKTIADGVRHLKCVKKVEIVNHLCSKQSIKTLKKDAEKNALNRIVIGACSPRTYFRLFQGELSQNGENGIIIEMANIREQCAWIHWDDPLAATEKASTMISMAVAKLRATSMSEKGYKAVVDEDICDGCGICASVCRIKAISIVNDPQRSGKKIASVNENICDGCGACVASCPSGALDQSSFSNKQILAQIEAATTGRIIEDLSSPNILVFACNWCSYAAADLAGLKKLNLPPNFLTIRTMCSARIDPEWVLSAFSKGIDGVLVLPGKLGHCHYEIGNLRTTRRIALLRRVLSQLGFDEMRLMLGFVDAEDAEEYQHEVSSFISTIRSIGPNPLRDLELSRKRR is encoded by the coding sequence ATGAAAAGAAAGTATTCACAGAGCGGAAAGGATGATGCAATGACAGATGGGAATGCCGATCCTCTGATCCATGAAGACGATCTTCGACTCCCCCACCGATCTACTCGCGACGACGATATGAAAATTGGCATTTATCTTTGCAGTTGCGATGGCTGTGTTAGCGGGATTTTGGATCTGAAGACGATCGCCGATGGTGTTAGGCATCTGAAATGTGTGAAGAAAGTCGAAATCGTCAATCATCTATGTTCAAAACAATCGATAAAAACCCTTAAAAAAGATGCTGAAAAGAATGCACTGAACCGGATCGTCATCGGAGCTTGCTCTCCTCGTACGTACTTTCGCCTTTTCCAAGGAGAGTTATCACAGAATGGCGAGAACGGCATCATTATTGAGATGGCCAATATCCGAGAACAATGCGCATGGATTCATTGGGACGATCCTCTTGCAGCAACAGAGAAAGCATCAACGATGATCAGCATGGCCGTAGCAAAGCTGAGGGCGACCTCGATGTCTGAAAAGGGTTACAAGGCGGTCGTCGATGAGGATATTTGCGACGGCTGTGGCATCTGCGCATCGGTCTGCAGAATCAAGGCGATCAGCATCGTCAACGATCCGCAGAGGTCGGGCAAGAAGATCGCATCCGTGAATGAGAATATCTGCGATGGCTGTGGAGCGTGCGTCGCTTCATGCCCAAGCGGTGCGCTTGACCAGAGCTCCTTCTCGAACAAGCAGATTCTCGCACAGATCGAAGCGGCGACGACGGGAAGGATCATCGAGGATCTCTCATCGCCGAATATCCTCGTCTTCGCGTGCAACTGGTGTTCATACGCCGCCGCGGATCTGGCGGGTCTCAAGAAACTGAATCTTCCACCGAATTTTCTCACAATCAGAACGATGTGCTCTGCAAGGATCGACCCTGAATGGGTTCTGAGTGCATTTTCAAAGGGCATTGATGGTGTCTTAGTTTTACCGGGAAAACTCGGTCACTGCCATTACGAAATTGGCAATCTGAGAACGACGAGAAGAATCGCGTTGCTCAGGCGCGTTCTATCTCAGCTGGGCTTCGACGAAATGAGGTTAATGCTTGGTTTCGTTGATGCCGAGGACGCGGAAGAATACCAACATGAGGTCTCATCCTTCATCTCGACAATCCGTAGCATTGGCCCGAATCCGTTGCGCGATCTCGAATTATCGAGAAAACGGAGGTAG
- the rfbD gene encoding dTDP-4-dehydrorhamnose reductase, which yields MSRIAVIGASGLLGQFVVSEAKRGGHEVLGTFRNVPAEFKGVRTEFLDITNLDQIESVLGHFEPDEVVLVAALTNVDLCEKNPSEAWNINAEGTLNVASFCQSIGARLLYVSTDYVFNGVKKERYSEWDNPDPLGIYAQTKLEGERITLNSSSTNLVCRVSTLYGWNRISKKKNFVTWVIESLRERKSVSLFSDQFVSPTYAPHCAHVLLKLLECDAHGIYHTSGPDCLSRYEIGLRIAEVFDLDRSLIRAISAKDSDLVARRPCYSCLDVEKTEKKLGFGMLSLIEGLRRMRQEESR from the coding sequence ATGAGCCGGATCGCTGTCATCGGCGCCTCAGGATTGCTCGGCCAGTTCGTTGTCAGTGAGGCGAAGAGAGGAGGACACGAGGTTCTCGGCACTTTCAGGAACGTTCCAGCTGAGTTTAAGGGGGTCAGAACAGAATTCCTCGACATCACAAATCTCGATCAGATCGAATCTGTGTTGGGGCATTTCGAACCGGATGAAGTGGTGCTTGTCGCCGCTCTGACAAATGTTGATCTCTGCGAGAAAAATCCTTCAGAGGCCTGGAATATCAATGCTGAGGGTACCCTCAACGTTGCTAGCTTTTGCCAAAGCATCGGCGCTAGGCTTCTTTATGTTTCGACGGATTATGTTTTCAACGGTGTGAAAAAGGAAAGATATTCTGAGTGGGACAATCCTGACCCGTTGGGTATTTACGCGCAAACCAAGCTCGAAGGGGAAAGGATAACGCTGAATTCATCGAGCACTAATCTCGTCTGCCGCGTTTCGACGCTCTACGGCTGGAATCGGATATCGAAAAAGAAGAATTTTGTGACATGGGTCATCGAATCGCTCAGAGAAAGAAAATCGGTTTCTCTGTTTTCCGATCAATTTGTCTCCCCAACTTATGCGCCTCACTGCGCACATGTCCTTTTGAAACTTCTTGAATGTGACGCTCATGGGATTTATCACACGTCTGGTCCAGACTGTCTCAGCAGATATGAAATCGGTTTAAGGATCGCTGAGGTTTTCGATCTCGATCGTTCTTTGATCAGAGCAATCAGCGCGAAAGATTCCGATCTGGTAGCGCGAAGACCGTGTTATTCATGTCTTGATGTAGAAAAGACCGAAAAGAAACTCGGTTTCGGAATGCTTTCCCTTATTGAGGGACTCAGACGAATGCGTCAGGAGGAGTCAAGGTGA